TTATACGGAAGACGGTAGCATTACGATACAGTTCAGCCGGAAATTGGATGATGACGAACAGTTAAACCTGGTAGTACATATCGGTAGCAAAACAATCCCTGTTGTAAATCTGAAGACTTTGGAGGCAAATAATCGTCTGACCTTTACAGGGCTTTCAAGTGGGGAAGTGTCGGTTGGAAGTTATGTCGTCAAGGTTGGAAATGAAAGCGAATCTACAGATGGAGACGGCTATGCATTGAATAATATTACCCTTACCGCCCCTTCTCCAGTAATAGGAACATTCGAAAAGCAGGATGTCAACTGTTATGGAGGCAATGATGGCCGCATCTCTATAACCCCGTCGGGCGGCATAGGCTCGTACTATGCCGTATACGGGGAAGATACCACCTCCCTGTTCACCTCATCCGGTTACGTCATTCACCGGTTTTCCCCGGGGCCGCACCAGATAAAACTATTTGACAGCAACCATTGCCATATAGGGAATGACGGTGATGAGGCAACCTTGACCATTTCGCAGCCCGCAGCACCCGTTGTCCTGAATACCGAACGGATTTTCCAACCCCGTGGCTGGGGTCTTTCCGACGGATGGATAAAGGTACGGGCGCAAAATGGAACACCTCCGCCCGACGGTGATTATACCTTTTACTGGACAAAACAGGATGCAGGTTCCATACCTGCCCCGTCTCCGGTAACGGAAGGCAATTCCATGACCAGCACCGCAGAAAATCTCGGTGACGGGCGTTATCATATCAGGGTGGAAGATATCCTGTACGGTACTGCGGTAAGTTTACCGGGCGCTGTCGCTTCCGACTGGAAAGGATGTGTCGCCGAACTGGATACTGTGCTGATGCAGCCGCCCAAACTGGAAGTAACACTGGCTACCCGTGATTCCATTTCCTGTTTCGGCCTCGAGGACGGAGCAGTCATGGCACATACGCGTGGCGGGGTAGGTGGACCGGGAACCTATGAATACGAATGGGTAAGAAAAGAAGGACTTTCCGGCGTCCCGATATCGGGAGGATTTGTACCCGACTCCATATTACAGGATTTATTAAGTGCAACATATGTCGTTACGGTAAGAGACACCAATGGCATTACCACCACGGCAGGCTATTATCTGGAACAACCGGAATTGCTGACAGCGGCAATCGCCGCCGCTACCCTTGCCTGCGACGGTGATACCGACGGGTGGATAGAAGCCGGGGTAAGCGGTGGGACTACGCCATACCAGTATGTATGGACCGGATACGGAACGGAAAATGCAACACTCAGGACCACCCGCATCGAAGGACTCACAGGCGGAACCTATACCCTGTTCGTAAGGGACCACCGCGGCTGTGAAGCATGGTCTGCCGGAAGGGTCAATGTGCCCGGCGGAATGCAGCTAGATACGCTAATAATACCGCCCGTATGCCATGATGCCTCCGACGGAAGCATTGTCCTGAATGTATCCGGTGGCATGGCGCCTTACACCTATCTCTGGAATACCCCGGCAGCTACATCTGCGTTAAGCAACCTTCCTTCAGGGAACTATTCCGTAAAAGTAACCGATGCCAATAATTGTTTTATCGAACAAAGGTTCAGCCTGAAAAATCCCGAACCGCTCCGTATCGATCTTGGAGGGGACAGGGTTTTGTGTAAAGACCAGACAGCCGTGCTCTCCGCAAAGATTTCGGACACCAATGCCACCTACCGGTGGTACAATCGTGACGGATTATTTGCCGGGGAACCCGAAGTGGAGATATCCGGCGAAGGAAAATACCGGGTGCTGGTAAGCGACCGTGACGGATGTTTCGGTACGGATACCGTAAACATATCGACCCGTGACATGGAAATCGTGGCGGATTTTGTGGTAGCCGCCAAAGCCGCAGCCACCATACCTACCTGCTTTGTCAATATCAGCCATCCTTTTCCCGAAAGCACGGAATGGATGATTCCCGACGAAACATCCGTTTTTATAGTCAGCCATACCGATGAACAACTGGAATTGCTGTTCAACCGCGAAGGAGAATATACCGTCGGTTTGCTGGCGCGTGTAGGCGAATGTGAACAGGCCATATATAAAACCGTAACCGTAGTGAACAAATACGACCTGACCGATTACGAGCCGCAACAGGAAGCCTTCCTGAAACAGTTCAAGCTCTGGCCCAACCCGTCGAACGGACAATTCACGGTGTCGGTAGAACTGAGTGAAACGGCAGACATACAATTACGCCTGATCAGTTCCGCAGGTACGGTAATGGAAACCCGTTCTTTGTCCGGGAATGACCGCTATCAGGAGAACTTCTCCTCTAATGGAAAGTTACAACCGGGCGTATATATCATACAGCTGGTATCAAAAAAGGCAGTAGCGGCAATACAAATAGTAATGGAGAACCTTTAGCTCGGCGGAGCCAATTGAGAATTGAGAATTGAGAATGGAAAATGGAGAATTGAAGATGAAGAAGGATAATGTTATTAAAGAAAAGTCATACAAGTTTGCGGTCAGGATTGTAAGACTGTCGCAAATGCTTTGTTCCGGTAGAAGCGAATATGTGTTGTCCAAACAGGTGCTGCGCAGCGGAACGGCGATCGGTGAACTGGTACGTGAAAGTGAACATGCACAGTCCAAAGCCGATTTCATCCATAAAATGAGCATTGCGCTAAAAGAAGCCAATGAATCGGATTATTGGCTGATGTTATTGAAAGATACCGGGTATATTGACATTCCATCTTATACATCCATACAAAATGATGTGGATGAGTTGATCAGCATATTGGTTCGGATTATTAAAACAGCGAAGAAAAATTGAGAATGGAGAATGAAAAATGGAGAATTATTTTTTAAACTTAAAAGCTTTTAATTATGATGAAACAATATAAGGCCTTTTTCGCTATTTCAAGAAAAATTGTACCTTTCATAGGATTAATGTATTGGATCTTTTTTAAAGTCATCGCGAATAAATATGTAACTGCACAACCGATTGAAATTATGGATGCAAGC
Above is a window of Bacteroidales bacterium DNA encoding:
- a CDS encoding T9SS type A sorting domain-containing protein, whose product is MKKVIPILFLAVNICLSAQQLPEELDLKNKGYYELKVEFKAHNGTSHDATCSSQIRVKAYFKNNSQKIIYQRWFQMVGGASTSGSFTYVFPADNEIDKLEVWTERDYGNCNGENHGTTWFNNITYPYFFAPHSGMPGYSSESYINVSVSPLTNRRLLRLSISFTADETHMLSSNSQLYVTYSNTGNENIQFKNYLSYYVKNQPYGDTVSFTHSTLDKISEINLNLKGRAANENYDFKWINPTQTDHNQTDHKGTYTEKYAAGGINFNLIVGIDYDVAYAPIEYSGKEKILTPDNSVQLTSKGKFSTSVAASHRWVYFCGEEPSNNMNLWTPFPPSLQNKDEIKFMGSDLFGNDLTMINKKVHFRYYLGDEKDRYSSTVTVQYKRDAPRMSLYSKTNPTCSYTEDGSITIQFSRKLDDDEQLNLVVHIGSKTIPVVNLKTLEANNRLTFTGLSSGEVSVGSYVVKVGNESESTDGDGYALNNITLTAPSPVIGTFEKQDVNCYGGNDGRISITPSGGIGSYYAVYGEDTTSLFTSSGYVIHRFSPGPHQIKLFDSNHCHIGNDGDEATLTISQPAAPVVLNTERIFQPRGWGLSDGWIKVRAQNGTPPPDGDYTFYWTKQDAGSIPAPSPVTEGNSMTSTAENLGDGRYHIRVEDILYGTAVSLPGAVASDWKGCVAELDTVLMQPPKLEVTLATRDSISCFGLEDGAVMAHTRGGVGGPGTYEYEWVRKEGLSGVPISGGFVPDSILQDLLSATYVVTVRDTNGITTTAGYYLEQPELLTAAIAAATLACDGDTDGWIEAGVSGGTTPYQYVWTGYGTENATLRTTRIEGLTGGTYTLFVRDHRGCEAWSAGRVNVPGGMQLDTLIIPPVCHDASDGSIVLNVSGGMAPYTYLWNTPAATSALSNLPSGNYSVKVTDANNCFIEQRFSLKNPEPLRIDLGGDRVLCKDQTAVLSAKISDTNATYRWYNRDGLFAGEPEVEISGEGKYRVLVSDRDGCFGTDTVNISTRDMEIVADFVVAAKAAATIPTCFVNISHPFPESTEWMIPDETSVFIVSHTDEQLELLFNREGEYTVGLLARVGECEQAIYKTVTVVNKYDLTDYEPQQEAFLKQFKLWPNPSNGQFTVSVELSETADIQLRLISSAGTVMETRSLSGNDRYQENFSSNGKLQPGVYIIQLVSKKAVAAIQIVMENL
- a CDS encoding four helix bundle protein encodes the protein MKKDNVIKEKSYKFAVRIVRLSQMLCSGRSEYVLSKQVLRSGTAIGELVRESEHAQSKADFIHKMSIALKEANESDYWLMLLKDTGYIDIPSYTSIQNDVDELISILVRIIKTAKKN